The window GGACCCGGCGGGCGCCGGTGAAGGTCACCTCCACGTTGTCATCGCTCGTGTGCGCGGCGACGGCGCTGAGTTCGGCGCTACCGCTTTCGGGATCGGCGGCTGCGTCGCCGAGCTGCGCAGGGAACGGGCGAGGCGCGGGATCGACGTGCACCGGTGCCAGCTCGTCGTCGGTGAAGTCGCCCGGGTGGCGCAGATCAGCCGGCAGCTCACCCGGCGTCCGCGGCGCCACGACGAAGTCCTGCGAGTTGTTGCCGGTCTGCTGGAGCCGTTGGATGCTGTCGCCGCCGGCGAAGTCCAGAATGTTCATCGCCGACAGCTCCTGGGTGCAAGGGCTGTATATGGCGTCGTAGACGCCGGCGCTGTCGGCGACGCGGCCGTCGGCGTCGTACACGATGACGCCGAAACCGTCGTCGCTGAAGCTGGTGCTGTAAACCGCATCGTAGATGCCGGCATCGTGCAGCGGGGAACCGGAGCGCACCGCGAGGTAGGTGTCACCGGGGTCCAGCGTCACGTCGTCGATCACCGGGATCTGCGGTGACGGGTTGCGGCGGCCGTCGGCCTGGCAGCGGTGGACGGTCCAGCCTTCCAGCGAGACCGGCTCGTCCCCGAAGTTCGCCAGCTCGAAGAAGTTGTCCGACCGCCCGGCTGGACCACTGTGGACGAGTTCGCTGATCCGCACCCCGGTGTCTACCGGCTCCGGATCGGCGTCCTGGCCCGGATCGGGGGTGACGAGTTCGCCCAGGCTCCGCGTTGCCTTGACGAAATCCGCGGAGTTGTCGCCGGTGTTCCGGAACCGCTGGTAAGTCTGGTCGAACCCGTAGTCGAGCCGGTTCGGCAACGCCGCGCCATGGATACACGGGCTGCCGACGGCGGGCTGATGGACACCGTCTGCCTCGTAGACGCCCACGGAGTCCATGACATTGCCTTCGGCATCGGCCAGCAGAGCGCCGAACCCGGCATTGGCCAGGCTCGCGTCGTAGCGCACGTGCGGCACGTCGTCCGGGACATCGACGACGTCGTGCGCGGCCACAAACACCTCGCCGGAGGCCAGAACCGTTCCGGCGGGAATCTCCGCCTGCAGCGTGCCGGGGAAGCGGCGGCCGTCGGCGGCGCACCGGTAGAGCCGCCACGCGCTGATGTCCACCGGTTCGTCGCCGAAGTTGGCGAATTCGACGAAGTTGTCCGAGCTGCCTCCTGGCCCGCCATTGGTGAGTTCACTGATGAGGACGTCGCTTGCCTGCACACCGGGATCTGGCACGGAGGCATTGGGCGAGCCGGGGGTCCGCTCGGCACGGATGAAGTCGGCCGCAGGATCGCCCGTGACGTCGACACGCTGATAGCTCTGGGCACGACCCGCGTCGAGGACATTCGGCAGGGGAGTGCTGTCCAGTGCGCATTCGCTGTCGGTGGGCGCCGCGTAGACCGCGACGGAGTCGATCAGGTTGCGCTCGGCGTCTTCGATCCACGCACCGAAGCCGGCATTGGCGAGGCTGACGTCATAGCGGACGTCGGCGTGCTCCACCGTGGAGTTCTCATGGGCGATGACGAACGTTTCCCCGGGGGCCAGCTCAACGCCGTCCAGTTTCGGTACCTGGGCGTCGTAGACCCGGCTCCCCGTGGCGGCACACCGGTAGATGCTCCAGCCGTCCAGATCCGCGGGTTCGTCTCCGAAGTTCGCGATCTCGATGAAGTTGTCCGAGCTTCCTGCCGGCCCCGTGTTGGTGAGTTCGCTGATGCGCACGTCCGGGCCGGCGGAGGCATCGGACGGCGAACCGGACGCGACGAGGAGGCTGGACGTGACAATCGCAGCGGCCACCACCACAGTGGCAGTGCCGGTGAGCAGACGTCGGTCACTTACGGAGAAATGGCCCATGACGGGCAGACTCTACAAGATCGGTTAACCGACGGTGACAAGTCCTGGGCCGGCGGCCGACGTGTGGCGCAACGTTGTGCACCTGATCAGAATGGTGACTCCACGGGCAACCCGTTCGCCCTGGCGGCCTCAATCAATCTCATGTCGTACGCGAGGAATGCGACCAACTCGTCGGCGAGTTCTAGCGCCGTTGCCAGATGAATGGCATCCAGCGTCCGTAGCTCAGGCGGTAGCAGTACCGCGGCGTCAGCGCGGACGCGCTCGTCGATGTCGAACCGATCACATCGGGCCAGCACGCCCGGCACGTGGGCCAGGGCGGCGGCATCGACTCGTGCGACAGCGCGTGGCAACTCGACCTCAGTCAATGTTGAGGTCACCCAGTCGACGCCAGTCTCCGCCAACCAGTCACGAAGCGCTCTTGTCTCGCTTTCCACCCGGCACAACTTCACCA is drawn from Phytoactinopolyspora mesophila and contains these coding sequences:
- a CDS encoding lamin tail domain-containing protein, with amino-acid sequence MGHFSVSDRRLLTGTATVVVAAAIVTSSLLVASGSPSDASAGPDVRISELTNTGPAGSSDNFIEIANFGDEPADLDGWSIYRCAATGSRVYDAQVPKLDGVELAPGETFVIAHENSTVEHADVRYDVSLANAGFGAWIEDAERNLIDSVAVYAAPTDSECALDSTPLPNVLDAGRAQSYQRVDVTGDPAADFIRAERTPGSPNASVPDPGVQASDVLISELTNGGPGGSSDNFVEFANFGDEPVDISAWRLYRCAADGRRFPGTLQAEIPAGTVLASGEVFVAAHDVVDVPDDVPHVRYDASLANAGFGALLADAEGNVMDSVGVYEADGVHQPAVGSPCIHGAALPNRLDYGFDQTYQRFRNTGDNSADFVKATRSLGELVTPDPGQDADPEPVDTGVRISELVHSGPAGRSDNFFELANFGDEPVSLEGWTVHRCQADGRRNPSPQIPVIDDVTLDPGDTYLAVRSGSPLHDAGIYDAVYSTSFSDDGFGVIVYDADGRVADSAGVYDAIYSPCTQELSAMNILDFAGGDSIQRLQQTGNNSQDFVVAPRTPGELPADLRHPGDFTDDELAPVHVDPAPRPFPAQLGDAAADPESGSAELSAVAAHTSDDNVEVTFTGARRVPVNERAARIYSGVTDHAPPASRRIDGEELLRSAQVPDVGRDTVVSEAVDGFPFQRYELTTSADMGEDVEIAWSGRSTGTNELQMYAWNHRSHVWDLLAADGGVVGGEITLVGAADRADHVRGRRVDVLVMDGPAVREAFSDDDAEPNLAFKDPDEYDFAFGYMTDTQFLSEGYRSPFAEMNRWIVTNQDARNIAYTFHTGDIIQRWMNGTHSEARARNEYEFASRVMNIFERTGHPYGVTPGNHDDKWGREKEMFNEYFPASRFEDQPWFGGAWRDNDAQNHYDVMEIAGAKFLMVYLGYFAGDDAIDWAADVIAEYPDHNVIFATHEYIHADGTLSSPDTYRWTSLGQRYWDELILPNENVFMVLAGHFHGVALNIKRNVDGVDGRVVVEMMANYQNFERDGLRNAGFLRLLQVDLDAKRMAVNTYAPLHDEHNAWEYDPLDRYGDADDEFTIEVDLNDSYDKRVETDLIAVQEESVELGTVTAVAGEPATVSWTGLESDVPYTWYARSEDAGGRTAVSPVAAFTMQAPS
- a CDS encoding PIN domain-containing protein, encoding MLYMDTSTLVKLCRVESETRALRDWLAETGVDWVTSTLTEVELPRAVARVDAAALAHVPGVLARCDRFDIDERVRADAAVLLPPELRTLDAIHLATALELADELVAFLAYDMRLIEAARANGLPVESPF